A single genomic interval of Mucilaginibacter robiniae harbors:
- a CDS encoding DUF47 domain-containing protein has product MSLNSFFQYFVPKDKKVFFPLFEQAASNVVAMATVLVEAVNSKSSTTRQELFKQIDKLENKGDELTHQIYLELGKNFITPFDREDIHALATAIDDVADYIQGSANRMLLYNIEDYTEPICKLSDLILQGSNDLEKAVRELKDLKNVRNIADSCIRINSVENQADYVFDRAVADLFLYEKDALKLIKYKEILAALETATDMCEDAANVMESILVKNA; this is encoded by the coding sequence ATGTCATTAAACAGCTTTTTCCAGTACTTTGTACCTAAGGATAAAAAAGTATTCTTCCCCTTATTTGAGCAAGCTGCCAGTAACGTTGTAGCTATGGCTACTGTGTTGGTAGAGGCGGTAAACTCTAAAAGCTCAACTACACGACAAGAACTTTTTAAACAGATTGATAAACTGGAAAATAAAGGTGATGAGTTAACCCACCAGATTTACCTGGAGCTGGGTAAAAACTTTATTACCCCATTTGACCGTGAAGATATACATGCTCTAGCTACAGCAATTGATGATGTAGCCGATTACATACAAGGTTCAGCTAACCGTATGCTGTTGTATAACATTGAGGATTATACAGAACCTATTTGTAAACTATCTGATCTGATTTTACAAGGTAGCAATGATTTGGAAAAAGCCGTTCGTGAGTTGAAAGACTTGAAAAACGTACGCAATATTGCCGATTCGTGCATTCGTATAAACAGTGTGGAAAACCAAGCCGATTATGTGTTTGATCGTGCTGTAGCCGACTTGTTTTTGTATGAGAAAGATGCACTTAAACTGATTAAGTACAAAGAAATACTGGCAGCGCTGGAAACAGCAACTGATATGTGCGAGGATGCCGCCAATGTAATGGAGTCTATATTAGTTAAAAACGCTTAA
- a CDS encoding vWA domain-containing protein has product MKKLALVLLMLISLTSVRADSSRMITGMVYDNQSKQPLPGVIVQIKGTKTSIQTDSKGHYAINIMNSYDKLTFSFIGYKSQTIDVKNKGKVDVYLQASSAILHDVVVVGYSTQQKTSIIGSATQVQAAPLNEVVGNAPVSRIIQGRAAGLMVNKVYPGSIYPQPVQNTESYKGITENGFQNPKENPLSTFSVDVDAASYSNVRRFINNGQLPPKDAVRIEEMINYFGYNLLTPTDGSPVAIHTELSTAPWNPEHQLVRIGLKAKAVNNHKLPASNLVFLVDVSGSMIMPNKLPLVQSSMKLLVDQLRPQDKVAIVVYAGQAGLVLPSTSGSQKTTIKDAIDRLSAGGSTAGGEGIKLAYRVAKENFMKNGNNRVILATDGDFNVGASSDQDMEHLI; this is encoded by the coding sequence ATGAAAAAGCTTGCACTAGTACTATTAATGCTTATTAGCCTAACAAGCGTTAGGGCTGATAGCAGCCGAATGATTACCGGTATGGTATATGACAATCAAAGTAAACAACCTTTACCTGGCGTAATTGTACAGATTAAGGGTACAAAAACTTCTATCCAGACAGATAGCAAAGGACACTATGCTATTAATATTATGAATTCGTATGATAAGCTAACCTTTAGCTTTATTGGTTACAAATCACAAACTATAGATGTAAAAAATAAAGGTAAAGTTGATGTGTATCTACAAGCGTCAAGTGCTATACTACATGATGTAGTTGTAGTAGGTTACAGTACGCAACAGAAAACCAGCATAATAGGTAGTGCAACTCAGGTACAGGCTGCTCCGCTTAACGAGGTGGTGGGTAATGCTCCGGTAAGTAGAATAATACAAGGTAGAGCAGCTGGTTTAATGGTAAATAAAGTTTACCCTGGTTCAATATACCCTCAGCCAGTACAAAATACCGAATCGTACAAAGGTATTACTGAGAACGGTTTCCAAAACCCGAAAGAGAATCCGCTCAGTACGTTTTCTGTTGATGTGGATGCGGCCTCATACAGTAATGTGCGCCGGTTTATCAACAACGGTCAGTTGCCGCCTAAAGATGCGGTGCGTATTGAGGAAATGATTAACTATTTCGGTTACAACTTGCTCACACCTACGGATGGCAGCCCGGTAGCTATTCATACTGAATTATCTACAGCACCTTGGAACCCAGAACACCAATTAGTACGTATTGGCTTAAAAGCTAAGGCGGTAAATAATCATAAGCTGCCGGCCTCTAACCTGGTCTTTCTGGTTGATGTTTCAGGCTCCATGATCATGCCTAATAAATTACCACTAGTTCAATCGTCTATGAAATTGCTCGTAGATCAGCTACGTCCGCAAGATAAGGTTGCCATAGTGGTATATGCCGGTCAGGCTGGCTTAGTATTGCCATCTACATCTGGCAGCCAAAAAACTACGATTAAAGATGCTATCGACCGATTAAGTGCAGGTGGTTCAACTGCAGGAGGGGAGGGCATCAAACTGGCTTACCGTGTAGCTAAGGAAAACTTCATGAAAAATGGTAATAATCGCGTGATATTGGCTACTGATGGTGACTTTAATGTAGGGGCCTCATCCGATCAGGATATGGAACATTTGATTTAA
- a CDS encoding NAD(P)/FAD-dependent oxidoreductase, with the protein MSDVIIAGGGLAGLFNALLLNRAGLQVAVIERKSYPFHRVCGEYISNEVLPFLEELDIDVSLLGASSIQRLEVTATSGAIFKQPLDLGGFGLSRYAFDNYLYEKAQAEGVQFLLDTRVDDMRLVNNLFEVVTHNDKLTAPLVIGAFGKRSNLDSKLHRAFFYRRSPYVGIKVHARINFPDDLIQLNTFRNGYCGVSKVEGNQYCICSLAHRNDLRKQGSLDALQEKVINQNPYQKEIFRNAELLMDKPEVINEISFEKKKPVEQHILMSGDTAGMIAPLCGNGMTMAIHSAKLLAEIIPQHYQSGRFFTGQQRLALENAYRHAWNNQFAHRLWVGRQLQRLFGSNRLMHWAIQTLNHVPAVTRLVMKQTHGKPFYLNSAHELQRG; encoded by the coding sequence ATGAGCGATGTTATTATTGCAGGTGGCGGACTGGCCGGCTTATTCAACGCCTTACTGCTGAACCGCGCCGGCTTGCAGGTTGCTGTAATTGAACGTAAAAGTTATCCTTTTCACCGGGTTTGTGGTGAATATATCTCTAACGAAGTACTACCATTTTTAGAAGAGTTGGATATTGATGTAAGTCTATTAGGTGCATCAAGTATTCAGCGGTTAGAAGTTACAGCCACATCTGGCGCAATATTTAAGCAACCGTTAGATTTAGGCGGCTTTGGCCTGAGCCGTTATGCTTTTGATAATTACTTGTACGAAAAAGCGCAGGCCGAAGGCGTACAGTTTCTGCTTGATACCCGTGTGGACGATATGCGATTGGTGAATAACCTTTTTGAAGTGGTTACACATAACGATAAACTGACAGCGCCGTTGGTAATTGGCGCTTTCGGCAAACGATCAAATTTAGATAGTAAACTGCATCGTGCTTTTTTTTATCGCCGAAGTCCGTATGTAGGAATTAAGGTACATGCCCGAATAAATTTCCCGGATGACTTAATTCAATTGAATACTTTTCGTAACGGTTACTGTGGTGTATCTAAAGTAGAAGGCAATCAATATTGTATCTGTTCATTAGCGCATCGTAATGATTTGCGCAAGCAGGGTAGTCTGGATGCTTTACAAGAAAAGGTTATTAACCAAAATCCTTATCAAAAAGAAATCTTCCGAAATGCAGAGCTGCTCATGGATAAGCCAGAGGTAATAAACGAAATATCTTTTGAGAAAAAGAAACCTGTGGAGCAACACATCTTAATGAGTGGCGATACCGCTGGTATGATAGCCCCGCTATGCGGTAATGGCATGACTATGGCTATCCATTCGGCCAAGCTTTTGGCGGAAATCATTCCACAACATTATCAGTCCGGCAGGTTTTTTACAGGGCAACAGCGCTTAGCTTTAGAGAATGCTTATCGCCATGCCTGGAACAACCAGTTTGCTCATCGACTGTGGGTAGGCCGGCAACTGCAACGCTTGTTCGGCAGTAATAGGCTAATGCACTGGGCTATTCAAACCCTTAATCATGTACCAGCAGTAACTCGCTTGGTGATGAAGCAGACACATGGCAAACCATTTTATTTAAATTCTGCTCATGAACTTCAACGAGGTTAG
- a CDS encoding energy transducer TonB gives MSAKKTDISQIRKYLNGELDAHAMHKLEKQALNDPFLMDALEGYEQNDNNQQQHLTDLYNRLQQRVQPAKQRLLWPRLAAAASIILFIAVGCWWLLHQTSTTRITLPSTGSMVHIPIPSSNVDSTVTKSKQQPTLTDADVSLPTSNNIAQLNRRYSRQTFAKPRQSPLLTHDVLLEQPVATDSSIKGNLLNEVAVIGYSTQKKTSITGSIAQVQAQQLDEPVGNAPVSRIAGVNILNSKLYRTDTTKIKTITGKVTDESGSPLPGVVVKVEGVNTNVTTNADGNFSIKAQKNDQLNIAYLGFEPIQLKVKDQNNLQVTLKPTHMSLSEVAVTGYGTSSNIITKAHPVTGWKSFKQYLANQAHVTDSSTGKVRVSFMVNADNSLTDFIIIKSLSQEADQEAIRLIKEGPSWLHNLNDQPEKVTLTIRFTHE, from the coding sequence GTGAGCGCTAAAAAGACTGACATATCGCAAATCAGGAAGTATCTGAACGGAGAACTGGATGCCCATGCTATGCACAAGCTGGAGAAACAGGCATTAAATGATCCGTTTTTGATGGATGCTTTGGAAGGATATGAGCAGAACGATAACAATCAGCAACAGCATTTAACAGACTTATACAACCGTTTGCAACAGCGCGTACAACCTGCCAAACAGCGTTTATTATGGCCTCGCTTAGCTGCGGCTGCTTCGATAATTTTATTTATAGCTGTGGGTTGCTGGTGGTTGCTTCATCAAACTTCAACTACCCGAATAACTTTACCCTCAACTGGCAGTATGGTACATATTCCTATACCGTCATCTAATGTGGATTCAACTGTTACTAAAAGCAAACAACAGCCCACCTTAACTGATGCGGATGTATCATTACCAACCTCAAATAATATTGCACAACTAAACCGCAGATACAGCCGGCAAACCTTTGCTAAACCAAGGCAATCTCCTTTATTGACTCATGATGTTCTTCTTGAGCAACCAGTTGCCACTGATAGTAGCATTAAAGGCAATCTGCTTAATGAAGTGGCGGTAATTGGATACTCTACACAAAAGAAAACCAGCATAACAGGTAGTATAGCTCAAGTACAGGCACAACAGTTGGATGAACCTGTTGGTAATGCACCAGTAAGCCGGATAGCTGGTGTAAATATTTTGAACAGTAAACTTTATAGAACAGACACCACAAAAATTAAAACCATTACAGGTAAAGTAACCGACGAAAGCGGAAGCCCACTACCTGGTGTCGTGGTAAAAGTGGAAGGAGTCAATACTAATGTAACTACCAATGCTGATGGTAACTTCTCGATAAAAGCACAAAAAAATGATCAGTTAAACATAGCCTACTTAGGATTTGAGCCGATACAGCTTAAGGTTAAAGACCAGAATAATCTTCAGGTAACACTTAAGCCAACTCACATGTCCTTATCTGAAGTGGCAGTAACGGGTTATGGTACCTCATCCAATATAATTACAAAAGCACATCCTGTTACCGGCTGGAAGAGTTTTAAACAATACTTAGCTAATCAGGCTCATGTAACAGATAGTAGTACCGGCAAAGTACGTGTGAGCTTTATGGTTAATGCCGATAATAGTTTAACGGATTTCATTATCATCAAAAGTCTCAGCCAAGAAGCTGATCAGGAAGCTATCCGGCTTATTAAAGAAGGACCAAGCTGGTTACATAATCTAAATGACCAGCCTGAAAAGGTAACGCTCACTATCCGTTTTACACACGAGTAA
- a CDS encoding sensor histidine kinase, which yields MKLSVLVFINALAVAITLSIVNYYFKHSWYDMAVTFSISFITSFIVFYYLIEKYVYSKIKLIYKQIHSLKLGRDLRDALSESVSIDPIGDVEQEVKNWASEKKIEIEQLRSQEKFRREFLSNISHEFKTPLFAIQGYIEAILDDDLEDKDMAMQFLQKAARNVDRMSYLIKDLDEISKLESGEIPINYTKFRVNDLIKEVFETMEFKAKQHNIKLVFKQKYDEPYLVNADRQKITQVLVNLIDNSFKYGNQGGSTSVSFFDLHDQILVEVTDDGMGISEKNLPRLFERFYRTDSSRSREIGGSGLGLAIVKHIVEAHQQTINVRSTEGLGSTFGFTLEKVKQGPFPLPILNS from the coding sequence ATGAAATTAAGTGTACTGGTTTTTATTAATGCTTTAGCAGTAGCTATTACCCTGTCTATTGTTAATTATTATTTTAAACATAGCTGGTATGATATGGCTGTTACGTTTTCTATATCGTTTATAACCAGCTTCATTGTTTTTTATTATTTAATTGAAAAATACGTTTATTCTAAAATTAAGCTCATTTACAAACAAATACATAGTCTTAAACTAGGGCGTGACTTGCGCGATGCCTTAAGCGAATCGGTAAGTATTGATCCGATTGGCGATGTAGAGCAGGAAGTGAAAAACTGGGCTAGTGAAAAAAAGATAGAGATTGAGCAATTACGCAGTCAGGAAAAATTCAGACGGGAGTTTCTATCTAACATTTCGCACGAGTTTAAAACACCACTATTTGCTATACAAGGTTACATTGAAGCCATACTTGATGATGATTTAGAAGATAAAGATATGGCTATGCAGTTTTTGCAGAAAGCTGCACGAAATGTAGATCGAATGAGTTATTTGATTAAAGATCTGGATGAAATATCAAAGCTGGAATCTGGAGAAATTCCTATTAATTACACAAAATTCAGAGTTAATGACCTGATTAAAGAGGTTTTTGAAACCATGGAGTTCAAAGCCAAACAGCACAATATCAAGCTGGTGTTTAAGCAAAAATACGATGAACCTTATTTAGTAAATGCAGACCGGCAAAAAATTACACAGGTATTGGTGAACCTGATTGATAACTCATTTAAATACGGTAATCAGGGAGGAAGTACATCAGTAAGCTTTTTTGATTTGCATGATCAGATACTGGTTGAAGTAACCGACGATGGGATGGGCATTAGTGAAAAGAACTTGCCCCGCTTGTTTGAGCGTTTTTACCGTACCGATAGCAGCCGCTCGCGTGAGATTGGCGGCTCAGGTTTAGGGCTGGCCATTGTAAAGCATATTGTAGAAGCTCACCAGCAAACTATCAATGTGCGTAGTACCGAAGGTTTAGGTTCAACCTTTGGTTTTACGCTAGAAAAGGTTAAGCAAGGGCCTTTTCCATTACCAATATTGAATAGTTAA
- a CDS encoding methyltransferase domain-containing protein, whose product MLNLAKRINGVDELMDDFALPASELNPVLKGLGNLNAWFGGHKTLIKALVKFPVQAGNTISDWGCGGGDALKAIASWAAKRKLPLQLTGIDAAPAAISFAQQETAAYPNIHYQLTDVMSDGLQDNQFDIILSSLFTHHFEDEAWIALVKKMYRTAKRGVIITDLHRHWLLYYSLAVIAKVVVRNPMIYHDGLLSVKRSFKKSELKHLLAQAGITHYSIKWKWAFRWQVIIYKP is encoded by the coding sequence ATGCTAAACTTAGCCAAGCGTATCAATGGTGTTGATGAATTGATGGATGATTTTGCCTTACCTGCCAGTGAGCTTAATCCGGTATTAAAAGGTTTAGGTAACCTCAACGCATGGTTTGGCGGACATAAAACTCTCATTAAGGCTTTAGTAAAGTTTCCGGTACAAGCTGGTAACACCATTAGTGATTGGGGCTGTGGTGGTGGTGATGCTTTGAAAGCCATTGCCAGCTGGGCAGCTAAACGTAAGCTACCGTTGCAACTTACCGGCATTGATGCAGCCCCGGCAGCCATCAGCTTTGCCCAACAAGAAACGGCGGCTTATCCCAATATTCATTATCAGCTTACCGATGTAATGAGTGATGGATTACAAGATAATCAGTTTGATATTATCTTATCCAGCTTATTTACTCACCACTTTGAAGATGAGGCTTGGATAGCGCTGGTTAAAAAAATGTACCGCACTGCCAAGCGAGGTGTAATTATTACCGATTTGCACCGGCATTGGCTATTATATTATTCATTGGCAGTTATAGCCAAAGTAGTAGTGCGTAACCCCATGATTTATCATGATGGGCTATTGTCAGTTAAGCGAAGCTTTAAAAAATCAGAACTAAAACACCTGTTGGCACAGGCTGGTATCACACATTATAGCATTAAATGGAAATGGGCTTTCCGTTGGCAGGTAATCATTTATAAACCATAG
- a CDS encoding DUF885 domain-containing protein yields MKKTFLLFSMVGLLAACKPSGSDTSSGSNKDFNKLLDNYFEDGLKLFPLNATAIGDNRYNDLLPNDGSQQFINQTKNYYKTYLNKLHRFKREDLNEEDQLSYDILDYQAGIQLQSYNYHFEYMPFNQFNALPLTMGQFGSGTGTQPFKTVKDYEDWLKRLNNFATWADTAIVNFNKGVKAGVVLPKVLVVKMIPQMEAMVVTDPSKSLFYGPITHLPQNFSAADKQKLTDEYKKAIMTVAVPTYQKLGTYLKTQYLPHARSTTGYSAMPGGMAIYTYLVKQQTTTNKTPDEIYQLGLSEVARIRGKMDSIKNKVGFKGDLVAFFKYMNTDPKFTPYKTPQDVLNAFENIHQRMEPNLKKMFSHVPKTKFEIRQTEAFRAASASIEYYPGTADGSRPGIFYVPILDATKYNTTSGMESTFLHEAVPGHHYQISLTQENNTLPKFRRFGVDNAYVEGWALYCESLGKELGLFQDPYQHMGALGDEIHRAIRLVVDVGMHSKGMTREQAIRYMMTNEPVSQESAVAETERYMAIPGQALGYKIGALKIRELRSKAQKALGGKFDLAEFHNQILKDGSMPLAVLDSKIDNWIASQK; encoded by the coding sequence ATGAAAAAAACATTTCTGCTATTCAGTATGGTCGGCTTGTTGGCTGCCTGTAAACCCTCTGGCTCTGATACATCATCCGGCAGCAACAAAGATTTCAATAAGTTGCTGGATAATTATTTTGAAGATGGTTTAAAATTGTTCCCCCTTAACGCTACAGCTATTGGCGATAACCGGTACAACGATTTATTACCTAATGATGGCTCCCAGCAGTTTATCAACCAGACTAAGAATTATTACAAAACTTATCTGAACAAACTTCATCGGTTTAAACGTGAAGATTTAAACGAGGAAGATCAATTATCGTACGACATTCTGGATTACCAAGCCGGCATACAGTTACAAAGCTATAACTACCATTTTGAGTACATGCCATTTAACCAGTTCAATGCCTTACCCCTAACTATGGGGCAGTTTGGTTCGGGTACAGGTACACAGCCATTCAAAACAGTAAAAGATTATGAAGACTGGCTAAAAAGATTGAATAATTTTGCAACATGGGCTGATACGGCTATAGTTAACTTCAACAAAGGTGTTAAAGCTGGTGTGGTATTACCTAAAGTATTGGTCGTAAAAATGATTCCGCAAATGGAAGCTATGGTTGTTACCGATCCAAGCAAAAGCTTGTTTTATGGCCCAATTACTCATTTGCCGCAAAACTTTTCCGCAGCTGACAAGCAAAAATTAACAGATGAGTATAAAAAGGCTATCATGACGGTAGCTGTACCTACTTACCAAAAGCTGGGTACCTATTTAAAAACGCAGTATTTACCTCATGCTCGCAGCACTACCGGCTATTCAGCTATGCCAGGTGGTATGGCTATTTACACCTACCTGGTAAAGCAGCAGACCACTACCAATAAAACGCCTGATGAAATTTATCAGTTGGGATTAAGTGAGGTAGCACGCATTCGGGGCAAAATGGATAGCATTAAAAATAAAGTAGGTTTTAAGGGCGACTTAGTAGCTTTTTTCAAATACATGAACACCGACCCTAAATTTACACCTTATAAAACACCACAGGATGTGCTGAATGCCTTTGAGAACATCCACCAGCGTATGGAGCCTAACTTGAAAAAGATGTTTAGCCATGTGCCTAAAACCAAGTTTGAAATCAGGCAAACGGAAGCATTCCGTGCAGCATCAGCCAGCATAGAATACTATCCAGGCACTGCCGATGGTAGCCGGCCAGGCATATTCTATGTACCTATTTTGGATGCTACTAAGTACAATACCACTTCGGGTATGGAATCTACGTTCTTGCATGAAGCCGTTCCTGGTCACCATTACCAAATTTCTTTAACGCAAGAAAATAATACATTACCTAAGTTCCGTCGTTTTGGTGTTGATAATGCTTATGTAGAAGGCTGGGCCTTATATTGCGAATCGTTGGGTAAAGAATTAGGTTTGTTTCAAGATCCTTACCAGCACATGGGGGCATTAGGCGATGAAATACACCGCGCTATCCGTTTAGTAGTAGATGTAGGCATGCACAGCAAAGGCATGACACGCGAACAAGCCATCAGATATATGATGACTAATGAACCCGTTAGCCAAGAGAGTGCAGTGGCCGAGACTGAACGCTATATGGCGATACCTGGCCAAGCATTGGGTTACAAAATTGGTGCGTTGAAAATACGCGAGCTACGTAGTAAAGCCCAAAAAGCTTTAGGTGGCAAATTTGATTTAGCCGAGTTTCATAATCAAATACTTAAAGATGGCTCTATGCCGCTGGCCGTATTGGATAGCAAAATAGACAACTGGATTGCCAGTCAGAAATAA
- a CDS encoding RNA polymerase sigma factor, translating to MKLFSKRKQPDQAGDADLLQQYRQSGDLAVLGRLYEQYMPLVYGVCLKYLQDEEQSKDAVMQIFEELVIKVTRHEIKEFRPWLYVLSRNYCLMQLRTNKKMETLSLEEVMESPFVLHPDDNDEHKINQLEDCLKKLTPAQQQSIQIFYLQEKSYKEVAEHTGYSLNEVKSYIQNGKRNLKICLENNRER from the coding sequence ATGAAGTTGTTCAGCAAACGTAAGCAGCCAGATCAGGCAGGTGATGCAGACCTGTTGCAGCAGTATCGCCAAAGTGGTGATTTAGCTGTATTAGGACGTTTGTATGAGCAATATATGCCCTTGGTATATGGTGTTTGCTTAAAGTATTTGCAGGATGAAGAGCAGAGTAAAGATGCCGTTATGCAGATATTTGAAGAATTAGTTATAAAAGTTACCCGGCATGAAATAAAAGAGTTCAGACCCTGGTTGTATGTATTAAGCCGTAATTACTGCCTAATGCAATTACGTACCAACAAAAAAATGGAAACCTTAAGCTTAGAAGAAGTTATGGAATCTCCATTTGTTCTGCATCCTGATGATAATGATGAGCATAAAATAAATCAACTGGAAGATTGCTTGAAGAAACTAACGCCTGCACAACAGCAAAGCATCCAAATATTTTACTTGCAGGAAAAATCTTATAAAGAAGTAGCAGAACATACCGGATATAGCTTGAATGAAGTTAAAAGCTATATCCAAAACGGAAAACGAAATCTGAAAATTTGCCTGGAAAATAATCGTGAGCGCTAA
- a CDS encoding inorganic phosphate transporter, whose product MVTSLLVVVVMLAIIFDFINGFHDAANSIATIVSTKVLTPFQAVLWAAAFNFLAFFLIKDHKVANTIAKTVHENFITMHVILAGLVAAITWNLITWWFGIPSSSSHTLIGGFAGAGMTNALFLGANAWNAVDTHSIFTIAAYIFLAPFIGLFIAYVITIIILHIFKNSRPASAERWFKSAQLVSSGALSFAHGGNDAQKVMGIIYVALIASKVIPPDAKMPEWIPLACYSAIALGTMSGGWKIVKTMGSKITKVTPLEGVSAETAGAITLFVTERLGIPVSTTHTITGSIIGVGLTKRVSAVRWGVTINLLWAWVITIPISALVAALVFTIIHFTQ is encoded by the coding sequence ATGGTTACTAGTTTGCTTGTTGTTGTTGTGATGCTGGCCATCATTTTTGATTTTATTAATGGTTTTCACGATGCGGCCAACTCTATTGCTACCATTGTATCTACCAAAGTACTCACACCTTTTCAGGCCGTGCTGTGGGCAGCTGCTTTTAACTTTTTGGCTTTCTTTTTAATTAAAGATCATAAAGTAGCTAACACCATCGCTAAAACTGTGCACGAAAATTTTATTACCATGCACGTTATTTTGGCAGGGCTGGTAGCCGCTATTACTTGGAACTTAATTACTTGGTGGTTTGGTATTCCATCTAGCTCATCACATACGCTAATTGGTGGTTTTGCTGGTGCAGGTATGACAAATGCTTTATTCTTGGGAGCCAATGCCTGGAACGCGGTAGATACGCATTCTATATTTACTATAGCTGCGTACATTTTTCTGGCACCATTTATTGGTTTGTTCATTGCTTATGTAATTACTATTATCATTCTGCACATTTTTAAAAATTCAAGACCTGCATCAGCTGAGCGATGGTTTAAAAGTGCGCAACTTGTTTCATCAGGTGCGTTAAGCTTTGCACATGGTGGTAACGATGCTCAGAAAGTAATGGGTATTATTTACGTAGCTCTAATTGCTTCAAAAGTGATACCTCCAGATGCTAAGATGCCTGAGTGGATCCCATTGGCTTGTTACAGTGCTATCGCTCTAGGTACCATGTCTGGCGGTTGGAAAATCGTAAAAACCATGGGTAGCAAAATTACTAAGGTAACCCCACTAGAAGGCGTAAGTGCTGAAACAGCTGGTGCCATCACCTTATTTGTTACTGAGCGTTTAGGTATTCCGGTTTCTACTACTCATACCATTACCGGTTCTATCATCGGTGTAGGCTTAACTAAGCGGGTATCAGCTGTGCGTTGGGGCGTGACTATCAATTTGCTTTGGGCATGGGTGATTACCATTCCTATATCAGCCTTAGTAGCTGCTTTGGTATTTACTATCATCCATTTTACACAGTAA
- a CDS encoding DUF4197 domain-containing protein produces the protein MKRLTVLATLLPVWISVTSFSSKPARLINEAATFVPLQSTPSTLEMVSGLKQALEQGTDKSTSQLSALNGFFGNAAIKLLFPPEAQKAERTLRKLGLNKLCDNVILSLNRAAEDAAGKAKPIFVAAIKQMTVQDITTILLSSNQDAATQYFKRTTTNQLTDQFKPVVHTSLANVGATHYYSQLATQYNKIPLTFNKINPDLDDYVTQKAIDGLFYRIAQEELNIRSSISFRSTPLLQKVFGFVQQKTR, from the coding sequence ATGAAAAGATTAACTGTATTAGCCACTTTATTACCTGTATGGATATCAGTTACCAGCTTTAGCAGTAAACCTGCAAGGCTGATTAACGAAGCTGCTACTTTTGTTCCATTGCAAAGTACGCCATCTACTTTAGAAATGGTGAGTGGCCTAAAGCAGGCGCTGGAACAAGGAACTGATAAAAGTACCAGTCAGCTATCGGCATTAAATGGTTTTTTTGGCAATGCTGCTATCAAACTCTTGTTTCCACCCGAGGCACAAAAGGCTGAGCGTACTTTACGTAAGTTAGGGTTAAATAAACTGTGTGATAACGTTATTCTATCTTTAAACCGGGCTGCTGAAGATGCCGCTGGTAAAGCTAAGCCCATTTTTGTAGCCGCCATAAAACAGATGACGGTACAGGATATAACCACCATTTTGTTGAGTAGTAACCAAGATGCAGCCACTCAATATTTTAAACGCACTACTACAAACCAATTAACTGACCAATTTAAGCCAGTAGTACATACTAGTTTAGCTAATGTAGGTGCAACCCATTATTACAGCCAATTGGCTACACAGTACAACAAAATTCCGCTTACTTTCAATAAAATCAATCCTGATCTGGACGATTATGTTACTCAGAAAGCTATTGATGGCTTGTTTTACCGTATTGCTCAAGAAGAATTGAATATTAGGTCTAGTATATCTTTCCGTTCTACACCATTGCTGCAAAAAGTATTTGGTTTTGTACAACAGAAAACAAGATAA